One part of the Enterococcus sp. DIV1094 genome encodes these proteins:
- a CDS encoding bacterial Ig-like domain-containing protein, with product MKQWKWIIVLGLLLLTTIGLLSVPSLNVYAEVRGIDANKSAPTGDPSISYPQISIRTNRTPERTNLNEIIQRADDAAEQFPIEEQDQRAQAVFEELTSYFGSGSLGHAWVIIFNSDKPGDYTSYGFHDKYGFVKNGTAGDQNDRPDRKFNVALTVPLKNSEEVQVNLEKNVIPNLIAQSNMVATAMGLPINEASGVYTPINNCSWFAGNVWNAVTDEQVVFEQEFNGSDHAYNWGMPFLNDVTRIGDPGMIAESISEKNTAKITLKDVTLHVGDKWERRLPFVSCLDEHGNSVPWEDGRITSNNLNIDTSKPGIYSNIKYTFKGALGNVDSNPITIKVIE from the coding sequence ATGAAACAATGGAAATGGATAATAGTATTAGGCTTGTTACTTTTAACAACGATTGGTTTGTTAAGTGTTCCCTCACTAAATGTATACGCAGAAGTTAGAGGAATTGATGCTAACAAATCAGCTCCTACAGGTGATCCTAGCATCAGCTATCCACAAATTAGTATTCGTACAAATAGAACACCAGAACGAACAAATTTAAATGAAATCATACAACGTGCAGATGATGCAGCCGAACAATTTCCAATTGAAGAGCAGGATCAGCGAGCACAAGCAGTATTTGAAGAGTTAACTTCTTATTTTGGAAGCGGTAGCTTAGGACATGCTTGGGTTATTATATTTAATAGTGATAAACCTGGTGATTATACTTCTTACGGTTTTCATGATAAGTATGGGTTTGTAAAAAATGGTACTGCAGGGGATCAAAATGATAGACCTGATAGAAAATTTAATGTAGCTCTTACAGTTCCCCTTAAAAATTCAGAAGAAGTTCAAGTAAATTTAGAGAAAAATGTAATACCAAATTTAATTGCACAAAGCAATATGGTTGCAACAGCTATGGGATTACCTATTAATGAGGCCAGCGGTGTTTACACTCCAATTAATAATTGTTCATGGTTTGCAGGGAATGTTTGGAATGCGGTAACAGATGAACAAGTAGTTTTTGAGCAAGAATTTAATGGTTCTGATCATGCTTATAACTGGGGAATGCCATTCTTAAATGATGTAACTCGCATTGGTGATCCTGGAATGATTGCTGAAAGTATTTCTGAAAAAAATACAGCAAAAATCACTTTAAAAGACGTTACTTTACATGTAGGAGATAAATGGGAAAGAAGATTACCGTTTGTTTCTTGTTTAGATGAACATGGAAATTCAGTTCCTTGGGAAGACGGGAGAATAACATCGAATAACTTGAATATTGATACTAGCAAACCTGGAATATATAGTAATATAAAATATACATTCAAAGGAGCACTTGGTAATGTGGATTCAAATCCTATTACTATCAAAGTTATTGAATAA
- a CDS encoding WxL domain-containing protein: MKQVKNFLFMVVLLIGPLIRTENIHAADQQSAQTNTEANVKAGDINAINDSPIVRPFDPNDITHYKGQLGFIYASHFDFGEIKLTGKDIDVRPINRVSANNGQTVPVNYSIETLDTRGTGSGWDLMVDLSGFHSTDPGDSNRLKGARLTLPVGQIATTEGLKPTGSVTPIPFSCTLDAEDQIDGKILLMAAANQGMGHWAEIWHPEQIHLKAPLSQYLGSYKAKLTWTLIDSI; this comes from the coding sequence ATGAAACAAGTGAAAAATTTTTTGTTTATGGTTGTCTTATTGATCGGCCCATTGATAAGGACAGAAAACATCCATGCAGCAGATCAACAATCTGCCCAAACGAATACGGAAGCGAATGTCAAAGCCGGCGATATCAATGCAATCAATGATTCTCCGATTGTCCGTCCTTTCGATCCAAACGATATTACCCATTATAAAGGACAGCTTGGGTTTATTTATGCCTCTCATTTTGATTTTGGCGAGATAAAATTGACGGGAAAAGATATTGATGTACGTCCGATTAACAGAGTTTCCGCGAATAACGGACAAACCGTTCCTGTAAACTATTCGATTGAAACGCTTGATACAAGAGGGACCGGGAGTGGTTGGGATTTGATGGTCGATTTGTCTGGTTTTCATTCGACAGATCCAGGTGACTCCAATAGATTAAAAGGAGCACGACTCACTTTGCCTGTGGGCCAAATAGCCACTACTGAAGGATTGAAACCTACTGGATCGGTTACCCCAATCCCTTTTTCATGTACTTTAGACGCAGAGGATCAAATAGATGGAAAAATTCTACTAATGGCAGCTGCCAACCAAGGAATGGGGCATTGGGCAGAGATTTGGCATCCTGAACAAATTCATTTGAAAGCTCCACTTTCACAGTATTTAGGTTCTTATAAAGCGAAGTTGACATGGACATTGATAGATAGTATTTAG
- a CDS encoding Ig-like domain-containing protein, with amino-acid sequence MKKRFMVIFLGWMIVTYAVLSPSMTVRSETFGTTEPPTVNKITDQDRYLIGHGRPYALAVAVIDTAVSWNYADREGNFQIDLKTVHEAGTKIKVYQSDHGNTSPPIYVYVEKGQSELPAPPNVDPIHEQDQVVTGTTTPFALVKVNINGTYYQKNADGLGIFSIPIAHYPVGTSVTIVSEVDGRESQPVTVYILANEQMELSMPEIDPVTDKDIKITGKADPDVIVHLMIRGDNYEKRTDKSGAFTIQLDHTYHVGSEIEVHTSDDQNRRSPTLYTNVIQGELELGVDYVTSMDTSVSGWAPIGTLIDLQMGDRAYSGSTDLLGHYGIPLAQSYEANTKVHVKATDPLTGNTAEVDTLVYPRDPSIYSVQSGATTISGVADPYGYITVHFSNGQGTFTNDADAAGNYQVIVPSELVVKGATVYVSQVKNSLTSRESSLVIN; translated from the coding sequence ATGAAAAAACGCTTTATGGTTATCTTTTTAGGATGGATGATTGTGACTTACGCAGTTTTATCACCAAGTATGACAGTTCGTTCGGAGACGTTTGGAACAACGGAACCACCAACCGTAAATAAGATAACCGATCAAGATCGTTATCTTATAGGACATGGTAGACCGTATGCTTTAGCTGTAGCTGTGATTGATACAGCTGTGTCATGGAATTATGCGGATCGTGAAGGTAATTTTCAGATTGATTTGAAAACCGTACATGAGGCAGGTACCAAAATCAAGGTTTATCAAAGTGATCATGGCAATACTAGTCCGCCAATTTATGTTTATGTAGAGAAGGGGCAATCCGAGCTGCCAGCACCTCCTAATGTGGATCCAATCCATGAACAAGATCAAGTAGTGACTGGAACAACTACGCCATTTGCTTTAGTCAAAGTAAATATTAATGGAACCTACTATCAAAAAAATGCAGACGGGTTAGGAATATTCAGTATACCGATTGCTCATTATCCGGTAGGTACATCTGTGACTATTGTAAGTGAAGTTGATGGACGTGAGAGTCAACCTGTGACAGTTTATATTTTGGCCAATGAACAAATGGAGTTAAGCATGCCAGAGATTGATCCAGTCACAGATAAAGATATAAAAATCACAGGAAAAGCAGATCCAGATGTAATTGTCCACCTAATGATCCGAGGTGACAATTACGAGAAAAGAACGGATAAATCTGGAGCATTCACCATTCAACTAGATCACACGTATCACGTAGGAAGCGAGATTGAAGTGCATACATCCGATGATCAAAATCGAAGAAGTCCAACACTCTATACAAACGTGATTCAAGGGGAATTGGAGTTAGGGGTCGATTATGTCACTAGTATGGACACCTCCGTCTCTGGCTGGGCCCCCATTGGCACATTGATCGATTTACAAATGGGCGATCGTGCGTATAGTGGTTCTACGGATCTACTAGGACATTATGGCATTCCACTAGCACAAAGCTATGAAGCCAATACAAAAGTACATGTCAAAGCAACGGATCCTTTAACTGGAAATACAGCTGAAGTGGACACACTCGTTTATCCGAGAGATCCCTCGATTTACAGTGTGCAATCAGGTGCAACTACTATTAGTGGTGTAGCTGATCCATACGGGTATATAACAGTTCACTTCTCAAATGGACAAGGTACTTTTACGAATGATGCAGATGCAGCTGGAAATTACCAAGTGATAGTGCCATCAGAGCTAGTAGTCAAAGGTGCGACAGTTTATGTTAGCCAAGTAAAGAATAGTTTAACTAGTCGTGAATCTTCCTTAGTAATCAACTAA
- a CDS encoding Ig-like domain-containing protein, with amino-acid sequence MKKTAILATITSLFLLAMITSQETKAATDPVSETAIEYLLSKLNDPQLVLNTKADDEFDVSTGWSTPDYESDLNIPVDKIFLTGATRPGTNIHFASVNFANIGNAHFSSSRTFHLKGNKVYHLKFIYGIKLAQGEANGTIDFNGTKKTLEASDEIYEETVSSPTDTAYVITMSFEAKPNSSLFLMVGYDGDDPDGGIHESKPVEAPTVKAPEAHSQLVEGTGEPGNTIKVSDSQQQEIGEDTVDSAGNFTVMTDRELRYNEHLSVVQLKGEYISDPTEVTVVDTKNPEAPVLNDVELEDKRVTGTAEPLSMVKVTDAGTGEEVGSGKANEEGIVDFELTAGIELYQQFQAIAFDEANNPSEPITIKVVDTIPPAAPTVDDIYDTDTHLTGNTHEGHCHVTAMFGNQSFDIDSNDKGEFDFDLKETFAAGTTVSVTAKDPAGNPSEATIKTVGTRKQTEPPSVDNIGDKDTKLSGTAEKNALIHVTINNDNYDSQAGEDGHFSIPLNSKYAAGTTGSATATGISGITSKETKFTVIDNTPPEKPVLDKVIDTDNEIKGKSEAGSHIYLSIKDKITGFTRNFENDATSEGDVKISIEEPASAGSTIECYAEDAQGNRSDITYSKILSSKELDLTLQDITTQDCVAQGDTSRAFANYKVQIFNRVYSGQADSNGHFEFLLDHRYEAGASIEYSASDEEDETEIHEAKVLPRTPTVDNITSGQKIITGLVDPDAVVAIQVNNGNQETSPSKPDGSFECTLPAPVKFGDTIKVTQEKNGVTSREAFIYIGSRKK; translated from the coding sequence ATGAAGAAGACGGCAATTTTAGCTACTATAACGTCATTATTTTTACTAGCAATGATTACTAGTCAAGAGACGAAAGCAGCAACTGATCCTGTATCTGAGACAGCCATTGAGTACTTATTGTCAAAACTCAATGATCCTCAACTAGTTTTAAATACAAAAGCAGATGATGAATTTGATGTATCGACAGGGTGGTCTACCCCAGATTATGAAAGTGATTTAAACATTCCAGTAGATAAAATATTTCTTACAGGAGCTACGCGTCCAGGAACCAATATCCATTTTGCAAGTGTCAATTTTGCCAACATTGGGAACGCCCACTTTAGCTCTTCACGTACATTTCATTTGAAAGGAAATAAAGTCTATCATTTGAAATTTATTTATGGAATAAAATTAGCACAAGGTGAGGCTAACGGAACGATTGATTTTAACGGAACGAAGAAAACACTTGAGGCAAGTGATGAGATTTACGAAGAAACAGTATCCTCACCGACTGATACAGCCTATGTGATCACCATGTCTTTTGAGGCGAAACCAAATTCTAGCCTATTCTTAATGGTTGGTTACGATGGTGATGACCCAGATGGAGGGATCCATGAATCGAAACCTGTCGAAGCGCCCACTGTCAAAGCGCCAGAAGCCCATTCTCAACTAGTAGAAGGAACCGGGGAACCTGGAAATACGATCAAAGTATCTGACTCCCAACAACAAGAGATAGGGGAAGATACTGTAGATAGCGCAGGAAATTTCACAGTCATGACAGATCGTGAATTAAGGTATAACGAGCATTTATCCGTGGTTCAACTAAAGGGAGAATATATCAGTGATCCTACAGAAGTGACCGTGGTGGATACGAAAAACCCTGAAGCACCAGTTCTTAATGATGTTGAATTGGAAGACAAACGTGTGACTGGTACCGCAGAACCGTTAAGTATGGTCAAAGTAACAGATGCGGGAACAGGAGAGGAAGTTGGCTCAGGAAAAGCAAACGAAGAGGGGATAGTAGATTTCGAATTGACCGCGGGTATTGAACTGTATCAACAGTTCCAAGCAATCGCTTTTGATGAAGCTAACAATCCGAGTGAGCCAATTACAATTAAAGTAGTCGATACGATCCCTCCAGCTGCTCCAACTGTAGATGATATCTATGATACAGACACACATTTGACAGGGAATACACACGAAGGACATTGCCATGTTACCGCTATGTTTGGTAATCAAAGCTTTGATATAGATTCCAATGATAAGGGAGAGTTTGATTTTGATTTGAAGGAAACTTTTGCGGCAGGTACAACGGTTAGTGTGACCGCTAAGGACCCAGCTGGAAATCCAAGTGAAGCTACGATAAAAACGGTAGGAACGAGAAAGCAAACGGAGCCGCCAAGTGTTGATAATATAGGTGATAAGGACACTAAACTATCTGGTACCGCAGAAAAAAATGCGCTCATTCATGTAACAATTAACAATGATAATTATGACTCACAGGCTGGAGAAGACGGTCATTTTTCAATCCCTTTAAATAGTAAGTATGCAGCAGGTACAACTGGTTCAGCTACTGCGACAGGAATTTCAGGAATTACAAGTAAAGAAACCAAGTTTACGGTTATCGATAATACACCACCGGAAAAACCAGTATTAGACAAAGTTATTGATACGGATAATGAAATAAAAGGAAAAAGTGAGGCAGGTAGTCATATCTATTTGTCAATTAAAGACAAAATCACAGGTTTTACTCGCAATTTTGAAAATGATGCTACTAGTGAAGGGGACGTTAAAATCTCTATAGAAGAACCTGCCTCAGCCGGATCGACTATAGAATGCTACGCAGAAGATGCGCAGGGAAATAGAAGTGACATTACCTATTCAAAAATATTGAGTAGTAAAGAATTAGACCTTACTTTACAAGATATCACAACCCAAGATTGTGTGGCACAAGGAGATACTTCTCGAGCTTTTGCTAATTATAAAGTACAAATATTCAATCGGGTGTATTCAGGTCAAGCAGATAGTAATGGTCATTTTGAATTTCTATTAGATCATCGATACGAAGCGGGTGCTTCCATCGAGTATTCTGCTTCAGACGAAGAAGATGAAACAGAAATCCATGAAGCCAAAGTATTACCAAGAACACCAACTGTCGATAATATTACTAGTGGCCAAAAGATTATTACAGGTCTAGTGGATCCAGATGCAGTTGTTGCTATACAGGTAAATAATGGTAATCAGGAAACCAGTCCTTCAAAACCAGATGGAAGCTTTGAGTGTACGTTGCCTGCACCAGTTAAATTTGGGGATACAATCAAAGTGACCCAAGAAAAAAATGGAGTGACTAGCCGAGAAGCTTTCATTTATATAGGAAGCCGTAAAAAATAA
- the vanN gene encoding D-alanine--D-serine ligase VanN, whose amino-acid sequence MKKIALIFGGTSTEYEVSLKSAASVLSVLENLNVEIYKIGIALNGKWYLTFSDNETISNDLWLQEKKINEITPSFDGQGFYDQTEKAYFKPDVLFPMLHGGTGENGTLQGVFECMQIPYVGCGVASSAICMNKYLLHQFAKSVGVMSTPTQLISSTDEQQVIKNFTELYGFPIFIKPNEAGSSKGISKVHTEAELAQALTEAFQFSQTVILQKAVSGIEIGCAILGNDQLLIGECDEVSLATDFFDYTEKYQMTTAKLTVPAKIPVATSREIKHQAQLLYQLLGCQGLARIDFFLTDTGEILLNEINTMPGFTNHSRFPAMMAAVGITYQELISTLITLAEEK is encoded by the coding sequence ATGAAAAAAATCGCCTTAATTTTTGGTGGCACTTCAACAGAATATGAAGTATCCCTCAAATCAGCAGCTAGCGTCTTATCTGTATTAGAAAATCTGAATGTTGAAATTTACAAAATTGGCATAGCCTTGAACGGAAAATGGTATTTAACCTTTAGTGATAATGAGACTATTTCAAATGACTTATGGTTACAAGAAAAAAAAATAAATGAGATTACTCCTTCCTTCGATGGGCAAGGATTTTATGACCAAACAGAAAAAGCATATTTTAAACCAGATGTCTTATTTCCGATGCTACACGGTGGCACTGGGGAAAATGGTACATTACAAGGAGTTTTTGAATGTATGCAAATTCCTTATGTTGGTTGCGGCGTTGCCTCCTCTGCCATTTGTATGAATAAATATCTATTACATCAGTTTGCCAAAAGTGTCGGAGTGATGAGTACGCCTACACAGCTGATCTCATCGACGGACGAACAACAAGTAATCAAAAATTTTACCGAGTTATACGGTTTCCCTATATTTATCAAACCAAATGAAGCTGGTTCTTCAAAGGGAATCAGCAAAGTTCATACCGAAGCAGAGTTAGCTCAAGCGCTGACCGAAGCGTTCCAATTCAGTCAGACAGTCATTTTACAAAAAGCAGTCTCGGGAATAGAGATTGGTTGCGCCATCCTAGGAAATGATCAATTGCTTATTGGTGAATGTGATGAAGTATCTTTAGCAACCGACTTCTTTGATTATACGGAAAAATATCAAATGACTACAGCAAAGTTGACCGTTCCAGCAAAAATTCCAGTGGCAACTAGTAGAGAAATCAAGCATCAAGCACAATTACTTTATCAATTACTAGGATGTCAAGGCTTAGCTCGTATTGATTTTTTCCTAACAGACACTGGTGAAATCCTCTTAAATGAGATCAATACAATGCCTGGTTTTACCAATCATTCTAGATTTCCAGCCATGATGGCAGCTGTGGGCATCACTTATCAGGAGCTTATTTCAACATTAATTACTTTAGCGGAGGAAAAATAG
- the vanXY gene encoding D,D-carboxypeptidase/D,D-dipeptidase VanXY — MHNFYLQLVNQQHPWKSFNHSPQLVQATYAEEKIFIDSKVNHQFNQLLEALQLTDRIMIVDGHRTVAEQKHLWNYSLNVHGVNYTKSYVASPGCSEHHTGLAIDLGLRKTEHDLIAPRFEGTEAELFLQHMKDYGFILRYPKNKQKITGIAYEPWHFRYVGTPHSQIIMDHGWTLEEYIEFLKHQIEAVS, encoded by the coding sequence ATGCATAATTTTTATTTACAGCTTGTAAACCAACAACATCCTTGGAAATCATTTAATCATTCGCCACAGCTTGTTCAAGCGACCTATGCGGAAGAAAAGATTTTTATAGATTCTAAGGTTAACCATCAATTTAATCAGTTACTGGAAGCACTGCAATTAACTGATCGTATCATGATCGTTGATGGGCATCGAACAGTTGCTGAGCAGAAACATTTGTGGAACTATTCTTTAAACGTGCATGGGGTGAACTATACAAAAAGTTATGTAGCATCTCCTGGCTGTAGTGAACATCATACGGGACTAGCAATTGATCTCGGTCTACGAAAGACAGAACATGATCTCATTGCGCCACGCTTCGAGGGAACAGAAGCCGAACTGTTTTTACAACATATGAAAGATTATGGATTTATTTTACGCTATCCTAAAAATAAGCAAAAAATTACAGGAATTGCTTATGAGCCTTGGCATTTTCGCTATGTAGGTACCCCTCATAGTCAAATCATCATGGATCACGGATGGACCTTAGAAGAATACATTGAATTTTTAAAACATCAAATTGAGGCGGTCTCATGA